Below is a genomic region from Candidatus Atribacteria bacterium ADurb.Bin276.
AGTATTCTTCATCATTTAATGGTACCTGATCCGTGGATTAATATAGGCATACAATACATCAGTAATGAGATTGACTACAACGAATATGAAGGCAATAAAAAGAACCGATCCCTGAATGGCTGGATAATCACGAGCATAAACTGCATCAACTGTGTATCGACCCAATCCCGGCCAAGCAAAAACCGTTTCAGTTAAGATGGCTCCTCCTAAAAGGAGACCAAATTCCATGCCAATAACCGTGATGATAGGAATCAGTGCATTTTTTAAAGCATGTTTGAAGATTACCATTCTTTCTGGTAGACCCTTGGCTCTTTCGGTACGTATAAAATCTTGGCGGATAATTTCAAGCATAGAAGATCGGGTGATCCGGGCGATCATCGCCATTGGAATAGTACCAAGCGCAATGCTGGGAAGAATGAGATGGAGAAGCGAGCTTCCCAGGGCTTGAAAATTCAAGGTCAGAATAGAATCCAACACGTAGAGACCGGTGATATTTTGAAGGGGAATCATGACATTGATCCGACCGGAAATAGGAAGAATATCCAACCAGAGTCCGAAAACAAACATTAACATTAACCCTAACCAAAAGACCGGCATGGATATACCGAAAAGAGCAACGGTCATTGAGAAATAATCAAAAAAGTGATATTGGCGTATAGCTGAAATGATTCCGGCTAATATGCCAATCACAATGGCCAAAAACATGGCAAAAAGTGAAAGCTCAAGAGTAGCAGGAAAACGGTTAAATATTTCTTCTACAACTGGAGAGTGAGTGGTAATAGAGCGGCCTAAATCTCCTCGAAGCAGACTTTTGAACCAGATATAGTATTGCACGTACATTGGTTTATCGAGTCCCCACCGCTCCCGAGTAGCTTGAACATATTCTTCGGTAGCATGTTCACCGGCTAAAATCCGTGCTGGATCTCCAGGGGTGAGGCGGACAATGACGAATATTAAAATCGACACGCCAATTAAAACTGGTATAAGCAAAAGCAGACGTTTTAAGATGTATTTTTTCATGTTGTTTTATTATACGGATTT
It encodes:
- the dppB_5 gene encoding Dipeptide transport system permease protein DppB, coding for MKKYILKRLLLLIPVLIGVSILIFVIVRLTPGDPARILAGEHATEEYVQATRERWGLDKPMYVQYYIWFKSLLRGDLGRSITTHSPVVEEIFNRFPATLELSLFAMFLAIVIGILAGIISAIRQYHFFDYFSMTVALFGISMPVFWLGLMLMFVFGLWLDILPISGRINVMIPLQNITGLYVLDSILTLNFQALGSSLLHLILPSIALGTIPMAMIARITRSSMLEIIRQDFIRTERAKGLPERMVIFKHALKNALIPIITVIGMEFGLLLGGAILTETVFAWPGLGRYTVDAVYARDYPAIQGSVLFIAFIFVVVNLITDVLYAYINPRIRYH